The Amycolatopsis sp. NBC_01480 genome segment GCGCAGGCCGTCGCCGTACCAGCCGCGCGCCCGAGCGGCGGCGTCGTGGACCAGCGCGGTCAAGCCGCCTTCAGGGTCCTGGAGCCGGCCGTCCTCGCCGACGGCCAGCTCGACGCCGAACCGGTCGAGGTCTTCCTTCGGCAGGTAGACGCGGCCGTTGAGCAGGTCTTCGCGGATGTCACGCAGGATGTTGGTCTGCTGCAACGCGATGCCCAGCTGGTCGGCGTACGTCGCGGCCTCGGGCTCGGGCAAGCTGCCGAACACGCCGAGGCACAGCCGGCCGACCGAGCCGGCCACACACCGGCAGTACTCCACCAGGTCTTCGAACCGCACGTAATGCCGGCCGGTCACGTCCATCTCGACGCCGTCGAGCAGCTCCTCGAACGCGCCCAGCGGGATCGGGTACCGGCGCGCGGCGTCCGCGACCGCGACGTACACCGGCTCGGTGCTGGCCCCGAGGTCGCCGAGCGACTTGCGGACGCCGGCCAGACCGGACAGCTTCTCCTCGGTCGGCAGGTCGCCGTCGCCGATGTCGTCGACGATCCGGGCCAGCGCGTACACCGCGCAGAGGGCGGCGCGCTTGTCCGGTGGCAGGAGCCGGATCCCGTAATGGAAGTTGCGCGCTTGCTCCTTGGTGACCTGCGTGCAGTACGCGTACGCGTCTTCGATCGTCGTGGTCATCCGGACCGCCTCCCCGCCTTCGGTTCGCGCTGTGATTTGCCGATTCCCAGCCACATCAGCCAGCCCAGGACCCCGGCCTTCGACGGCCGCGCCTGGGTGCCCAGCACGTCGCCGCCGGTCGCGCGCAGGGCGTCGACCGTCGCCAGCCCGCCGGCCACGAACCCGCCGACCGCGAGCCGCGCCCAGCCGTGGAGCTGCCCCACCAGCGGAGCGCCGCTGCCCAGGAGGGCGGCGGCGCGGTCGATCTCGAAGCGCATCAGCTCTCTGAACTCCCGGGAGCCGGGCGCCGCGCCCAGCTCCGCCTCCGTGACCCCGAACGCGGCCAGGTCTTCCTGCGGCAGGTAGACCCGGTCGTCGGCGAAGTCCTCGGCGACGTCCTGCCAGTGCTCCACCAGCTGCAGCGCGGTGCAGACCCGATCGGACAGTTCCGCGGCCCGCTCGTCGCGCACGTCGAACAGCCGCAGCACGATCCGTCCCACCGGATCGGCCGAGAGCCGGCAGTACGCCAGCAAGTCCTCGTACGCCGGATACCGCGTCACGTGCTGGTCCTGCAGATTCGCCTCGACCAGCCGGCT includes the following:
- the hpnD gene encoding presqualene diphosphate synthase HpnD is translated as MTTTIEDAYAYCTQVTKEQARNFHYGIRLLPPDKRAALCAVYALARIVDDIGDGDLPTEEKLSGLAGVRKSLGDLGASTEPVYVAVADAARRYPIPLGAFEELLDGVEMDVTGRHYVRFEDLVEYCRCVAGSVGRLCLGVFGSLPEPEAATYADQLGIALQQTNILRDIREDLLNGRVYLPKEDLDRFGVELAVGEDGRLQDPEGGLTALVHDAAARARGWYGDGLRLVPSLDRRSAACCTAMSGIYRTLLDRIDEQPSRVFDRRLSLSGREKAVVAVRALLGSPR
- the hpnC gene encoding squalene synthase HpnC, which translates into the protein MSPTAPGRHQPEGREVAGLRAKRQAENFPVALRVLPRELRADLTAVYAVARTIDDLGDEAEGDRVAQLKAFGEELAGAWDDDEPTHPVIRGLLPAIHGGRVDAEPFSRLVEANLQDQHVTRYPAYEDLLAYCRLSADPVGRIVLRLFDVRDERAAELSDRVCTALQLVEHWQDVAEDFADDRVYLPQEDLAAFGVTEAELGAAPGSREFRELMRFEIDRAAALLGSGAPLVGQLHGWARLAVGGFVAGGLATVDALRATGGDVLGTQARPSKAGVLGWLMWLGIGKSQREPKAGRRSG